The Candidatus Acidiferrales bacterium genome has a segment encoding these proteins:
- a CDS encoding biopolymer transporter ExbD, producing the protein MPRIKKHRLGIRIDMTPMVDVATLLVLFFMLTASFKPPEAVSITLPTSDKGPPVPGSGVMTISVDKGGQIWMGFDQQQIMKLLFEKAYPNGIPDKEGKLIPVWLMPAVPVQEKDLASLVVEARLQNIRLITVIKADKDTDYGPVMDVMNDLQKAQVTRFNLQTELKESGGQNG; encoded by the coding sequence ATGCCAAGAATTAAGAAACATCGTCTAGGAATCAGGATCGATATGACGCCGATGGTCGATGTCGCAACACTGCTGGTGCTGTTCTTCATGTTGACGGCATCGTTCAAGCCGCCTGAGGCTGTGAGCATAACACTCCCAACTTCGGATAAGGGTCCGCCTGTGCCTGGAAGTGGAGTCATGACGATCTCGGTGGACAAAGGCGGACAAATCTGGATGGGTTTTGATCAACAGCAGATAATGAAACTGCTCTTTGAAAAGGCGTATCCGAATGGAATCCCTGACAAAGAAGGAAAGTTGATTCCTGTTTGGCTCATGCCGGCCGTGCCCGTACAGGAAAAGGATTTAGCTAGCCTTGTCGTTGAAGCTCGTCTTCAAAATATTAGATTGATAACGGTGATCAAGGCAGATAAAGACACCGATTACGGACCGGTGATGGACGTGATGAACGATCTTCAGAAAGCGCAGGTTACAAGATTCAATCTGCAGACCGAGCTAAAAGAAAGCGGAGGGCAAAATGGCTGA
- a CDS encoding response regulator: protein MNFSRGIVVVYLLNVSASKKTKSQIAWKILIAVQDLRMADLIHEYLLRSGHKAICESNLDTVLQTLSGAHINLLIVDGEMPEKVLRNFVEAVARVKPGLPVIAVGMSEHETQSRTLSAFVSAFIEKPFSIADISNTIKEVQAQFPVGSFGNASLKLN from the coding sequence ATGAATTTCTCTCGCGGCATTGTAGTTGTGTATTTGCTTAACGTGAGCGCATCGAAAAAAACGAAATCACAGATTGCTTGGAAGATTTTGATTGCGGTGCAAGACCTCAGGATGGCTGATCTGATTCATGAATATCTTTTGAGAAGCGGTCACAAAGCCATTTGTGAATCGAACCTTGATACCGTTCTTCAGACATTGAGCGGTGCGCACATTAATCTTTTGATTGTTGATGGAGAAATGCCTGAGAAAGTGTTGAGAAATTTTGTGGAAGCAGTTGCCCGAGTGAAACCTGGATTGCCGGTAATTGCTGTGGGAATGTCCGAGCATGAGACACAGAGCAGGACGCTCTCTGCCTTTGTGAGTGCTTTTATTGAGAAACCATTTAGTATCGCTGATATTTCAAACACCATTAAAGAAGTACAGGCGCAGTTCCCTGTGGGTTCGTTCGGGAATGCGTCCCTAAAACTAAACTAA
- a CDS encoding MotA/TolQ/ExbB proton channel family protein: MKQGLFATILIIVAFVVAWAIFTYTLPDYIRAGGPLVVLLIMLTIMVFTYIFERIFSLRKAQGRGALTNFLKAVEDHLNHGDIRSAIEICNKQRGSMANVIRNGLERYQELLKDSHVSAEKYMTEVQRAIEEATMLETPLLEKNLIVLSTISSIATMVGLLGTVIGMIRAFRALAHTGAPDAIQLSVGISEALINTAGGLIAAITGIVAYNFFVNKVDSFTYMIDEATSSIIAILNSRKFDK, translated from the coding sequence ATGAAACAAGGATTATTCGCAACTATCCTCATCATCGTTGCATTTGTGGTTGCTTGGGCAATTTTCACGTACACATTGCCGGACTACATACGAGCTGGCGGTCCGCTTGTGGTGCTTTTGATCATGCTTACGATCATGGTGTTCACATATATCTTCGAGCGTATCTTCTCATTGAGAAAAGCACAAGGAAGGGGAGCGCTCACGAACTTTCTCAAAGCTGTGGAAGACCATTTGAACCACGGCGACATCCGATCCGCTATCGAGATTTGCAACAAGCAGCGCGGATCAATGGCTAATGTCATTCGCAACGGACTGGAGAGATACCAGGAGCTTCTAAAGGATAGCCATGTCTCTGCGGAAAAATATATGACGGAAGTTCAGCGGGCTATCGAAGAAGCGACAATGCTTGAAACTCCACTTCTCGAAAAGAACCTTATCGTGCTTTCGACCATTTCATCGATCGCGACCATGGTCGGTCTTCTCGGAACAGTCATCGGGATGATTCGCGCATTCCGCGCGCTCGCCCATACCGGGGCCCCTGACGCAATCCAGCTTTCGGTCGGTATTTCTGAAGCTCTGATCAATACAGCCGGCGGACTCATAGCAGCTATCACGGGAATTGTCGCCTACAATTTCTTTGTTAATAAGGTGGATAGCTTTACTTATATGATCGACGAAGCGACTTCGAGCATTATCGCTATTTTGAACTCACGTAAGTTTGACAAATAG
- a CDS encoding STAS domain-containing protein — translation MALKVSKLADGEVAVVEPKGELIGGDETDELRSEIAKLSAEGNKKLVVDLGKTTYLNSTAIGVLIWAHTHYAKTGGEVKLASLNKNIKNIFVVTKLTMVFDVRDTQIDAVASFSKGKK, via the coding sequence ATGGCATTAAAGGTATCGAAACTGGCTGACGGCGAAGTTGCCGTAGTCGAACCCAAAGGGGAACTTATAGGCGGAGACGAGACGGATGAGCTTCGTTCCGAGATCGCAAAATTATCTGCTGAGGGTAATAAGAAACTTGTAGTCGATCTCGGCAAAACAACTTATCTAAACAGCACCGCTATCGGCGTTTTGATCTGGGCGCACACCCACTATGCGAAGACCGGCGGTGAAGTGAAATTGGCTAGCTTAAACAAAAATATAAAAAACATTTTCGTAGTAACGAAATTAACGATGGTCTTCGATGTCCGCGACACGCAGATCGATGCCGTCGCGAGCTTTTCGAAAGGCAAGAAATAG